The following coding sequences are from one Stigmatopora nigra isolate UIUO_SnigA chromosome 12, RoL_Snig_1.1, whole genome shotgun sequence window:
- the mlip gene encoding uncharacterized protein mlip, protein MTLEAKDVPEETGKLCAAELANIESLDEWPDVRLAVLRSRLHSISYTGLFNWKNLTESHSLFHFGFLLIELYWLLQHYNITSGKTMSDGNIFKEEIIYIKNSLKSGKETEAKTNESPLDQVNYTRASTSVNAQTENTPKHSGAASMETTVNKHRGISQQWGHDSSGTPEANMDFSIAEPPVSDRMANSTCSPPVFLTPTCSRESILSDNLEKDKYWPAMPRSSLASPISVSRTVSPCSSVFSGIFCPSVVQVRKHVLAPGSSLLHIPQSCFSSCDSLASVNPQSSPARHRLPLTRLSLLTAILRKGRLPVLSASLQRPYTPCWPVNPVTLTFCNACLAASSVASIPLEFSSRFSSSASLDSQTFPPRDPSRPVTAPLLELANEHSGPCALVKRYPEEIHSSIMPKWEQVVSPSALKSNVLPSAPPPRSSTSRLKNDPWSLKKITQDQSYTSKPFEPLFPQMYPSRKGEYNFEKTFFHQPSTYHVQKSPQPNSSLLKLRWLSEQLRSPSPCTKFSPPSHSHSASTATSPLPYFTTSRCISPQDSPKQPTLTHSRYTPDTFPGWASPINSPTPTPSPAVLFRDLTPSPCFSLSSTPSPRPGSGISDCTDREGKKRKTHKIKSSYKSLAAIPTNTILLDQQLIDEQVERENFLKRDVTNDEDTHAEMRSPAQLRQQSEELYAAIDEILANSSPPSKTSSKMSRTDQSLQNKSLGRETKYASLCSMHSSAHNKRRLMESKKTTPGIIYPIKTHLGLSEKYGEEYRHHRLIEIDSHHFQRSNNSASKMESVGLEERGMNGHTSKKSQRMDAERTSERSPFAVCELQIIEPEGSITHFEEDSYNTLCSDPCDI, encoded by the exons TCTCACTCTCTGTTTCACTTTGGCTTTCTCTTAATAGAACTCTACTGGCTCTTACAACATTACAACATTACAAGTGGCAAGACGATGTCTGATGGAAATATTTTCAAAGAGGAGATCATCTATATTAAGAATTCACTGAAAAGTGGAAAAGAAACGGAAGCAAAGACAAATGAG TCTCCATTGGACCAAGTGAACTACACCCGAGCCTCTACGTCAGTCAATGCCCAGACTGAAAATACACCCAAACACAGTGGCGCTGCCTCCATGGAGACAACTGTTAATAAACACAGGGGCATTTCCCAGCAGTGGGGTCACGATTCCTCTGGAACTCCTGAGGCTAACATGGATTTCTCTATTGCTGAGCCACCCGTGTCGGATCGCATGGCAAACTCCACATGTTCACCACCCGTCTTCCTCACACCGACTTGCTCCAGAGAGTCCATCCTTTCCGATAACCTGGAAAAAGACAAGTATTGGCCCGCCATGCCACGTTCCTCTTTGGCCTCCCCCATTTCTGTCAGCCGCACTGTTTCCCCCTGCTCCTCGGTCTTCTCTGGCATCTTCTGTCCTTCTGTGGTTCAAGTCCGAAAGCACGTTCTTGCTCCCGGCTCGAGTCTGCTCCACATCCCTCAGTCCTGTTTCTCATCATGCGACAGCCTAGCTTCAGTCAATCCACAATCAAGTCCTGCCCGGCACCGACTTCCTCTCACCAGACTCTCCCTCCTCACTGCCATCCTGAGGAAAGGCCGTCTACCCGTTCTATCGGCTTCTCTCCAGAGGCCTTACACCCCCTGCTGGCCAGTTAACCCAGTGACCCTGACTTTCTGCAACGCATGCTTAGCAGCCTCAAGCGTAGCTTCCATTCCTCTAGAGTTTTCCTCCCGGTTTTCATCATCTGCATCCTTAGATAGTCAAACTTTTCCTCCTAGGGATCCCAGCAGGCCTGTTACAGCCCCCCTGCTAGAGTTGGCTAATGAGCACAGCGGGCCTTGCGCTCTGGTTAAGAGGTACCCCGAGGAGATTCACTCGAGTATCATGCCAAAGTGGGAACAGGTTGTTTCGCCGTCAGCACTGAAGAGCAATGTACTACCGAGCGCTCCACCGCCACGGTCGTCGACATCAAGACTCAAAAATGATCCGTGgagtctgaaaaaaataacacaagatCAATCATATACGTCCAAGCCTTTTGAGCCTCTGTTCCCTCAAATGTACCCAAGCAGAAAAGGAGAATACAACTTTGaaaaaaccttttttcatcAACCCAGCACTTACCACGTGCAAAAAAGCCCCCAACCCAACTCTTCCCTATTAAAGCTTCGATGGCTTTCTGAGCAACTGCGTTCCCCTTCCCCTTGTACCAAATTCTCCCCTCCATCACATTCCCACTCAGCTAGCACCGCCACATCACCTCTCCCTTACTTTACTACAAGCAGGTGTATATCACCCCAAGATTCACCCAAACAGCCCACCTTAACACATTCCCGTTACACGCCGGATACTTTTCCTGGGTGGGCTTCACCCATCAACTCTCCCACGCCAACGCCCTCACCCGCCGTACTATTTCGGGACCTGACGCCGTCCCCTTGTTTCTCCCTGAGCTCCACGCCTTCCCCAAGGCCGGGGAGTGGAATATCGGACTGCACTGACAGAGagggcaaaaaaagaaag ACTCACAAGATTAAGTCAAGCTACAAATCACTGGCTGCGATTCCTACAAACACGATTCTCTTGGATCAGCAG TTAATAGATGAGCAGGTGGAGAGGGAGAACTTCTTGAAAAGAGATGTCACAAACGATGAAGACACCCACGCTGAG ATGCGCTCACCCGCTCAACTCCGACAGCAATCTGAAGAATTGTATGCAGCTATTGACGAGATATTGGCAAATTCTTCTCCTCCG AGCAAAACGTCATCCAAGATGTCAAGGACAGATCAGAGTCTGCAG AATAAATCCTTAGGACGTGAAACCAAATAT GCATCTTTATGCAGCATGCATTCATCAGCACATAATAAAAGAAGACTAATGGAGTCCAAGAAG ACAACACCTGGGATTATTTACCCAATAAAAACCCATCTGGGATTGTCAGAAAAATATGGAGAAGAATATCGACACCATCGACTTATAGAAATAGATTCCCATCACTTCCAAAGAAGCAATAACTCTGCATCTAAG ATGGAAAGTGTGGGCCTAGAAGAAAGAGGAATGAATGGTCACACaagtaaaaaaagtcaaaggatGGACGCAGAGAGGACATCTGAAAGAAGTCCATTTGCTGTGTGTGAATTGCAGATCATTGAGCCTGAAGGCTCCATCACTCACTTTGAGGAGGATTCCTACAACACTCTATGCTCGGACCCTTGTGACATCtaa